The following DNA comes from candidate division KSB1 bacterium.
CTTTTCTGCTGGGATTGGCGGCGGCGAGTAATATCGGCTCGGCAGCCACAATCATCGGCAACCCGCAGAACATGCTCATCGGCCAAGTGGGCCGACTCGATTTTGCTCAGTTTGTGCTCTGGTGTACGCCGCCTGCTCTTGTTTCCTTGGCCGGCGCGTACGGAATTATTGCTTTAGCCTTTCGCAGACGGATGATCTTAACGCAGCCCCTGCCGTTTTCCGAGACGCAAACCCGCTGGCCTGAGTTCAATGCCTGGCAAAGCGCCAAAGGGATTTTGGCCGTAACAGTTTTGGTCATCTTGTTTTTTTCGCCCCTGCCCCGCGAGCTCTCGGCTATCGCCGTTTCCGGCATCTTGCTGTTAAGTCGAAAGTTGGAGTCGCGCGAAATCATGGCGTTGGTCGATTGGAACCTGCTGGTGCTGTTTTTGTCGCTGTTCATCGTCATTCACGGCATTACGGAGGCTGGATTGCCGTCCTACCTTGCCGACGAACTGCAGCGGCGGGGGGCAGACCTGCGTAATCCGTATCTCCTCAGCGGCGTTTCCACCTTGTTAAGCAATCTGGTCAGCAACGTCCCCGCTGTGATGTTGTTGGTTAAATTTCTCGATCCGCATCAACCGATTCAATGGTATGCTCTGGCAGTTTCCAGCACCTTTGCCGGAAACTTGATCACCATCGGCAGCATCGCCAATCTGATCGTTTTCGAGCAGGCCAAGCCTTTCGGCGTTACGATCACGTTTCGCGAACATGCCAAGATCGGTGTGCCGGTGACCCTGTTCTCATTACTTGTCCTTTTTCTCTGGCTTGCCGTGACAACCTGATCTTGGGCAGGCCGCATTTCAAAACTGTCAACCTTGAATTTATATTGGGAGGTTTTATTCTATGCATGGACGCGAACTCATTCGAGCGGCAATGACCCTGCAGGACGTCGAACGAGTACCGTGGACGCCTTTTGTGGGCGTGCACGGCGGCGCCTTGATCGGCGTTAGCGCTGCCGATTATTTGCGTTCCGCAGATCATATCGTGAACGGCCTGACAAAAGCCGTGGAGCTCTACCGTCCCGACGGATTGCCGATTGTATTCGATCTGCAGCTCGAGGCCGAGATCCTCGGCTGCCGACTCGAATGGGCGGCTGAAAATCCCCCCGCGGTCGTCTCGCATCCCTTGGCCGAAGGATGCCCTCTTGGCGAACTGGCGTTGCCGAATGCCGATGACGGACGCCTGCCGATCGTTTTGGAAGCGGCGCAGCGTCTGCGGCAAAAATTTCCGGACTTGGCTCTCTATGGATTGATTACCGGTCCGTTTACCCTCGCCCTCCATCTTTTAGGAACCGACATTTTCATGAAAATGATGCTCGAGCCTGAGAGCATCAAGGAACTCTTTGCCTTCACGCAGCGGGTGGCCGAGCGTATGGCCGATTTTTACCTTGATGCCGGTGCCGACGTTATTGCCGTTGTCGATCCCATGACCAGCCAAATCGGGCCGGATCTTTTTCGGCAGTTTGTTACGGAACCAGCGACGGCTATCTTTTCTCATATCCGCAGCCGAAGGGCGCTCGGCTCGTTCTTTGTCTGCGGCCATGCCCAACAAAACATCGAAGCCATGTGCGAGTGTCGGCCCGACAATATTTCGGTGGACGAAAACATTCCTCTCGACTTTGTACGCGAAGTCTGTCTCAGCCGCGGGATCAGTTTCGGCGGGAACCTGCAGTTGACCGTGGTATTACTGCTCGGCAGCGAAAAAGACGTGCACCGGCACGTTGTGGAAACTCTAGATATCGGCGGCGAGCGCGGCTTTATCCTGGCGCCCGGCTGCGATCTTCCCTACCGCACGCCGATCGCTAATCTGCGCGCCGTTGCCGAGCTGGTCCACGACCCTTATCAACGGGAGGTGGCCCGCGCCGTCAGCAGCTCCGGCGAAATTTGTGAAGTGTGGGATATGAGCGATTACGGCAAAAGCGACCGCGTGATCGTCGACATCATTACCCTCGATTCCGAAGCCTGCGCGCCGTGTCAGTACATGGTTGAATCGGTCAAGGCCGTGGCGCCGCAGTTCAAAGACATCGTTGTTTGGCGCGAGCACAAGATCAAGCACACCGAGTCGGTTCAGTTTATGACCTCCCTGATGGTCAAGAACATTCCCACCATCTGCATCGACGGTAAGATCACTTTTGTTTCCCGTATACCGCCCAAAGAAGAGCTCATCGCCGCCATTCAGCGCCGAATCAATGAAAAGCTGCTGTTCAAAATTCGCTCCCGTAAAGGGGCGCTCTATTTGTTCGGGAAAACGGAAGAAGAGCTGGCGCCGTTGGAGGAGGTTGTTCGCCGCGCACTGCGCGAAACCGGCGCCGATATCGACCTTATTAAAAGCTGCAACCCTGAGGAGATGCACAAATTCGGCGTCGCTTTGACGCCGGCAGTGGTCCTGGCCGTCTATAAAATCAAAGCGGAAGGCATTGTACCGCAAGTCGC
Coding sequences within:
- a CDS encoding SLC13 family permease, producing MLPTPNSSFITLLFVLTYIGIALGEIPGLMIDRVGIAVLGATAMVVFGGVSVSEVHRAVDLPTLLLLYSLMIVSAQLRLGGFYTRTALRITHLSTRPLLLLALIMSVSAFLSALLANDIICLAFTPVLVYSLAETRLNPVPFLLGLAAASNIGSAATIIGNPQNMLIGQVGRLDFAQFVLWCTPPALVSLAGAYGIIALAFRRRMILTQPLPFSETQTRWPEFNAWQSAKGILAVTVLVILFFSPLPRELSAIAVSGILLLSRKLESREIMALVDWNLLVLFLSLFIVIHGITEAGLPSYLADELQRRGADLRNPYLLSGVSTLLSNLVSNVPAVMLLVKFLDPHQPIQWYALAVSSTFAGNLITIGSIANLIVFEQAKPFGVTITFREHAKIGVPVTLFSLLVLFLWLAVTT
- a CDS encoding thioredoxin family protein, with translation MHGRELIRAAMTLQDVERVPWTPFVGVHGGALIGVSAADYLRSADHIVNGLTKAVELYRPDGLPIVFDLQLEAEILGCRLEWAAENPPAVVSHPLAEGCPLGELALPNADDGRLPIVLEAAQRLRQKFPDLALYGLITGPFTLALHLLGTDIFMKMMLEPESIKELFAFTQRVAERMADFYLDAGADVIAVVDPMTSQIGPDLFRQFVTEPATAIFSHIRSRRALGSFFVCGHAQQNIEAMCECRPDNISVDENIPLDFVREVCLSRGISFGGNLQLTVVLLLGSEKDVHRHVVETLDIGGERGFILAPGCDLPYRTPIANLRAVAELVHDPYQREVARAVSSSGEICEVWDMSDYGKSDRVIVDIITLDSEACAPCQYMVESVKAVAPQFKDIVVWREHKIKHTESVQFMTSLMVKNIPTICIDGKITFVSRIPPKEELIAAIQRRINEKLLFKIRSRKGALYLFGKTEEELAPLEEVVRRALRETGADIDLIKSCNPEEMHKFGVALTPAVVLAVYKIKAEGIVPQVAAVKEWIKEIV